A DNA window from Mesorhizobium sp. C432A contains the following coding sequences:
- a CDS encoding FadR/GntR family transcriptional regulator translates to MPDEKSKKRTERAKAQASRGPAVMRRAGAAHFPGASVHVSLAGEIGLRIVRGDYPPGTILPNEAKWAETFDVSRSAVREAIKMLMAKSLLASRPKIGSWVEPRERWNLLDRDVLAWYATGPDREAFLRTVQEFRHIIEPEASAFAATRRSDEQMDEISQACREMGEALNLQERIRADTRFHLAILRASGNDLLVPLGVLIESALDHLFVFVTRETSDQRRAQALHEAIEKNIRLQRPAAARNAVHKLLANTDDVIGRSRR, encoded by the coding sequence ATGCCGGACGAGAAATCAAAGAAGCGAACCGAGCGGGCCAAGGCACAAGCCAGCCGCGGTCCGGCTGTCATGCGCAGGGCCGGTGCCGCGCATTTTCCGGGAGCGAGCGTCCATGTCTCGCTGGCCGGCGAGATCGGCCTCAGGATCGTGCGCGGCGATTATCCGCCCGGCACGATTCTGCCCAACGAGGCCAAATGGGCCGAGACCTTCGATGTCAGTCGTTCGGCGGTGCGCGAAGCCATCAAGATGCTGATGGCCAAAAGCCTGCTGGCTTCACGGCCCAAGATCGGCAGCTGGGTCGAGCCCAGGGAACGCTGGAACCTGCTCGACCGCGATGTGCTGGCCTGGTACGCGACCGGGCCGGACCGGGAGGCCTTCCTGCGCACGGTGCAGGAGTTCCGTCACATCATCGAGCCGGAAGCGTCGGCCTTTGCCGCCACGCGGCGCAGCGACGAGCAGATGGACGAGATCAGCCAGGCCTGTCGTGAGATGGGCGAGGCTTTGAACCTGCAGGAGCGTATCCGCGCCGATACGCGTTTTCACCTCGCCATATTGCGCGCCTCGGGCAACGATCTGCTGGTGCCGCTTGGCGTTCTGATCGAGTCGGCGCTCGATCATCTCTTTGTCTTCGTCACACGCGAGACCAGCGATCAGCGGCGGGCGCAGGCGCTGCATGAGGCGATCGAGAAGAACATCCGCCTGCAGCGTCCTGCGGCCGCGCGCAATGCGGTGCACAAACTGCTCGCCAACACCGACGATGTTATCGGCCGGTCGAGGCGCTGA
- a CDS encoding ABC transporter permease, giving the protein MALTIDQPIEQKQQSLPARLFASQTFWVVIAVILACLFLSFATDAFATSKNLYNITRNITFVAIIALGMTFVIITGGIDLSVGSVLCLSSMVLAVTMHAGYSIEVGILASIATALAIGAFNGIMIAYLGFPPFVVTLGMLSIARSLAMVASNNTVVFQFGPDHDKLLALGGGAWVFGIANPVLYMILLALITGFTLRWTKFGRHIFAIGGNEHAATLTGVPVKQIKVAVYMISALAAGIAGIIQTGWLGAVTTNLGTGMELQVIAATVIGGANLAGGVGTAFGAIVGAALIEVIRNSLGLLGINAFWQGVFIGGAILLAVLFDRIRNFRRND; this is encoded by the coding sequence ATGGCACTGACAATTGACCAGCCGATCGAACAAAAACAGCAATCCTTGCCGGCAAGACTGTTTGCCAGCCAGACCTTCTGGGTGGTGATCGCGGTCATCCTGGCCTGCCTGTTCCTGTCTTTTGCCACCGACGCCTTCGCCACGTCGAAGAACCTTTACAACATCACCCGCAACATCACCTTCGTCGCCATCATCGCGCTCGGCATGACCTTCGTCATCATCACCGGCGGCATCGACCTGTCGGTCGGTTCGGTGCTCTGCCTGTCGTCGATGGTGCTGGCCGTCACCATGCATGCCGGCTACTCCATAGAAGTCGGCATCCTCGCCTCGATCGCCACCGCGCTCGCCATAGGCGCCTTCAACGGCATCATGATCGCCTATCTCGGCTTTCCACCCTTCGTGGTGACGCTCGGCATGCTGTCGATTGCCCGCAGCCTGGCCATGGTCGCCTCCAACAACACCGTCGTCTTCCAGTTCGGCCCGGATCACGACAAGCTTCTGGCGCTGGGCGGCGGCGCGTGGGTGTTCGGCATCGCCAATCCGGTCCTCTACATGATCCTTCTGGCGCTGATCACCGGATTCACGCTGCGCTGGACCAAGTTTGGCCGCCACATCTTCGCCATTGGCGGCAATGAGCACGCGGCGACGCTGACCGGCGTTCCCGTCAAGCAGATCAAGGTCGCCGTCTATATGATCTCGGCGCTGGCGGCGGGAATTGCCGGCATCATCCAGACCGGATGGCTGGGTGCCGTCACCACCAATCTCGGAACCGGCATGGAACTGCAGGTCATCGCTGCCACGGTCATTGGCGGCGCCAATCTCGCCGGCGGCGTCGGCACCGCCTTCGGCGCCATTGTCGGTGCCGCGCTCATCGAAGTGATCCGCAACAGCCTTGGTCTGCTCGGCATCAATGCTTTCTGGCAAGGCGTGTTCATCGGCGGCGCCATCCTGCTCGCGGTGCTGTTCGACCGGATCCGCAACTTCAGGCGCAATGACTGA
- a CDS encoding (2Fe-2S)-binding protein has protein sequence MAKVPVQFTLNGSEKAEFVDSGTTLLHALRDKIGDTSPKGGCHQGTCGACSVIIDGELRLSCLTVAETCSGADIRTTSGLAEAGVLHPLQRAFLDAFATQCGFCTPGMIMAAKVLLDHTPNPSREDVIEALSGNICRCTGYEPIIEAVLTTARANSQNAA, from the coding sequence ATGGCAAAGGTTCCGGTTCAGTTCACGCTCAACGGCTCGGAGAAGGCCGAATTTGTCGACAGCGGCACGACGCTGCTGCACGCGCTGCGCGACAAGATCGGCGACACCTCGCCCAAGGGCGGCTGCCACCAGGGCACCTGCGGCGCCTGCTCGGTGATCATCGACGGCGAACTCCGGCTCTCTTGCCTGACCGTGGCCGAGACCTGCAGCGGCGCCGACATCCGCACCACATCGGGCCTCGCTGAGGCCGGCGTCCTGCATCCGCTGCAGCGTGCCTTCCTCGACGCCTTCGCCACGCAATGCGGCTTCTGCACGCCGGGCATGATCATGGCCGCCAAGGTGCTGCTCGACCACACGCCCAATCCGAGCCGCGAGGACGTGATCGAGGCGCTGTCCGGCAACATCTGCCGCTGCACCGGCTACGAGCCGATCATCGAGGCGGTGCTGACGACGGCCCGAGCCAATTCGCAGAACGCGGCCTAA
- a CDS encoding molybdopterin cofactor-binding domain-containing protein, with product MAIRRGRGVAAINYPTGMNLGGDPTQALVHSTPTGNFMVTLSSVDLGQGLKQIMAQICAETIGVPTDRVTIDTADTDTGPHCMGTFASRGTHRAGNAVIQAAKEARQVMLEVAAEELEVNASDLETDGQGNILVKGAPQKSISIFDVALSAHFKRGRSISGRGMFLIPRSYPEKETGAMKPSTCYAHACTVAEVEVDDETGEVTVLTVKNVFEIGRALNPKMVEQQLVGGSWMGISHALYETTEPYYPNRDHGGTDFNQYLMPGPGDLAQTEIIVLERPSADGPYGAKGPGEMCANPQIPAVANAVFDAVGVRIDTLPITPERILRALKAQAAN from the coding sequence ATGGCGATAAGGCGCGGACGCGGCGTCGCCGCGATCAACTACCCGACGGGCATGAACCTTGGCGGCGACCCGACGCAGGCGCTGGTGCATTCGACGCCGACCGGCAATTTTATGGTCACACTTTCGTCGGTCGATCTCGGCCAGGGCCTGAAGCAGATCATGGCGCAGATCTGCGCCGAGACCATCGGCGTGCCGACCGACCGCGTCACCATCGACACCGCCGACACCGACACCGGCCCGCACTGCATGGGAACCTTCGCCTCGCGCGGCACCCACCGCGCCGGCAACGCCGTCATCCAGGCGGCCAAGGAAGCGCGCCAGGTGATGTTGGAAGTGGCGGCGGAAGAGCTGGAGGTCAACGCTTCCGACCTTGAGACTGACGGCCAGGGCAATATTCTGGTCAAGGGCGCGCCGCAAAAGTCGATCTCGATCTTCGATGTCGCGCTGTCGGCTCATTTCAAGCGTGGCCGCTCGATCTCAGGCCGCGGCATGTTCTTGATCCCGCGCTCCTATCCGGAGAAAGAGACCGGCGCGATGAAGCCGTCGACCTGCTACGCCCATGCCTGCACGGTGGCCGAGGTCGAGGTCGATGACGAGACGGGCGAGGTTACGGTGCTGACCGTGAAGAACGTCTTTGAGATCGGCCGCGCGCTGAACCCGAAAATGGTCGAGCAGCAACTGGTCGGCGGTTCCTGGATGGGCATCAGCCACGCGCTCTACGAAACGACCGAGCCCTATTATCCCAACCGCGACCATGGCGGCACCGACTTCAACCAGTATCTGATGCCGGGACCGGGCGATCTCGCCCAAACCGAGATCATCGTGCTGGAGCGGCCGTCGGCGGATGGTCCTTACGGTGCCAAAGGGCCAGGCGAAATGTGCGCGAACCCGCAGATCCCCGCGGTTGCCAATGCCGTCTTCGACGCGGTCGGCGTGCGCATCGACACGCTGCCGATCACGCCGGAGCGCATATTGCGCGCGCTGAAGGCGCAAGCGGCGAACTGA
- a CDS encoding ATP-binding cassette domain-containing protein encodes MHAGNSSGSQNTGRQRLVAVLELTNISRHFGAIQAVNDVSLSIEPGQVVGLMGDNGAGKSTLVKMIAGNFRPSHGVMRMDGKELILHKPAEARQHGIEIVHQDLALCNNLTAAANVYLGRELRRGLGPLRILDYAAMYKRAGQLFAELKSETRPRDLVKQMSGGQRQAVAIARTMLSQAKIVLMDEPTAAISVRQVAEVLNLIRHLRDQGIAVVLISHRMPDVFTVADRVIVMRRGRKVADKTIASSSPEEVTGLITGAIEQV; translated from the coding sequence ATTCACGCCGGGAACAGCAGCGGGTCGCAAAACACGGGGAGGCAAAGACTGGTGGCGGTTCTCGAACTCACCAATATCTCGAGGCATTTCGGCGCCATCCAGGCGGTCAACGACGTATCGCTGTCGATCGAGCCCGGACAGGTGGTCGGCCTGATGGGCGACAACGGCGCCGGCAAGTCGACACTGGTCAAGATGATCGCCGGCAATTTCCGCCCCAGCCATGGCGTCATGCGCATGGACGGCAAGGAGTTGATCCTGCACAAGCCGGCGGAAGCTCGCCAGCACGGCATCGAGATCGTCCACCAGGACCTGGCGCTGTGCAACAATCTGACCGCCGCCGCCAATGTCTATCTCGGCCGTGAATTGCGCCGCGGCCTCGGCCCTTTACGCATCCTCGACTATGCCGCCATGTACAAGCGCGCCGGCCAACTCTTCGCCGAGTTGAAGTCCGAGACCCGTCCGCGCGACCTCGTCAAGCAGATGTCGGGCGGCCAGCGCCAGGCAGTAGCGATTGCCCGCACCATGCTGTCGCAGGCCAAGATCGTTTTGATGGACGAACCGACGGCCGCGATCTCGGTGCGCCAGGTCGCCGAAGTGCTGAACCTGATCCGCCATTTGCGCGACCAAGGCATCGCAGTGGTGCTGATCAGCCACCGCATGCCTGACGTGTTCACCGTCGCCGACCGCGTCATCGTCATGCGGCGCGGCCGCAAGGTCGCCGACAAGACGATTGCGTCAAGTTCGCCCGAGGAAGTCACCGGGCTGATCACCGGCGCCATCGAACAGGTTTGA
- a CDS encoding sugar-binding protein, with translation MRKTLLLAAVAAMALGAGPALAKKQLVIVVKGLDNPFFEAIHQGCEKWNKENASSEYECFYTGPASTSDEAGEAQIVQDMLSKADTVAMAISPSNAPLIAQTIKTANPTIPIMTLDADLSKEDAALRKTYLGTDNYLMGHKIGEYIKKGKPNGGTICTIEGNPAADNILRRAQGMRDALSGKEGLAALAGEGGWTEVAGCPVFTNDDGAKGVQAMTDILAANPKLDAFGIMGGWPLFGAPQPYRDLFGPLKDRIASNDFVIGAADTIGDEVAIARDGLVTALVGQRPFEMGYKAPSVMIDLVEGKAVADPVFTGLDECTKDTVDTCIQK, from the coding sequence ATGAGAAAAACACTTTTGCTCGCCGCCGTCGCCGCCATGGCGCTGGGCGCCGGGCCGGCTTTGGCCAAGAAACAGCTCGTCATCGTGGTGAAGGGTCTCGACAATCCATTCTTCGAAGCCATCCACCAGGGCTGCGAGAAATGGAACAAGGAAAATGCAAGCTCGGAATATGAATGCTTCTACACCGGCCCGGCATCGACCTCCGACGAGGCCGGCGAAGCGCAGATCGTTCAGGACATGCTGAGCAAGGCCGACACGGTGGCAATGGCGATTTCGCCATCCAACGCGCCGCTGATCGCTCAGACGATCAAGACCGCCAATCCGACGATCCCGATCATGACGCTCGACGCCGATCTCAGCAAGGAAGATGCCGCGCTGCGCAAGACCTATCTCGGCACCGACAACTATTTGATGGGTCACAAGATCGGCGAGTACATCAAGAAGGGCAAGCCGAACGGCGGCACGATCTGTACCATCGAAGGCAATCCCGCGGCCGACAACATCCTGCGCCGCGCGCAGGGCATGCGTGACGCGCTGTCGGGCAAGGAAGGCCTGGCGGCACTTGCCGGCGAAGGCGGCTGGACCGAAGTCGCCGGTTGCCCGGTGTTCACCAATGACGACGGCGCCAAGGGCGTGCAGGCGATGACCGACATCCTCGCCGCCAATCCCAAGCTCGACGCCTTCGGCATCATGGGCGGCTGGCCGCTGTTTGGCGCACCGCAGCCCTATCGCGACCTGTTCGGGCCGCTCAAGGACCGCATCGCCAGCAACGACTTCGTCATCGGCGCCGCCGATACGATCGGCGATGAAGTGGCGATCGCCCGTGACGGCCTTGTAACCGCTCTGGTTGGTCAGCGGCCGTTCGAAATGGGCTACAAGGCACCGTCGGTGATGATCGATCTGGTCGAAGGCAAGGCCGTCGCCGATCCGGTGTTCACCGGCCTCGACGAATGCACAAAGGACACGGTCGACACCTGCATCCAGAAGTAG
- a CDS encoding NAD(P)-dependent oxidoreductase has translation MTTTAASEKIGFIGLGLMGHGIAKNIVDKGYGLTFLGRKNRKPAEDLAGRGAKEVATSREVAAASDIVFICVTGSREVEAIIRGPGGLKEGLKRGSVVVDCSTADPVSTVALAAELKEIGVDFVDAPLSRTPKEAWEGTLDAMVGAPDALFARVKPVIETWAGRIVHIGDTGDGHRMKLLNNFISLGYAAIYSEALALAEKVGISPPRFDSVIRNGRMDCGFYQTFMRWTLEGDRDAHKFTIANAFKDLTYLESMAGAAGIANPLGNATKNSFAGAYATGPAEQFVPMLATYIGKVNGVDLMPSKDGKKQTI, from the coding sequence ATGACCACGACCGCCGCGAGCGAAAAGATCGGCTTTATCGGCCTTGGCCTGATGGGGCACGGCATTGCCAAGAACATCGTCGACAAGGGCTATGGCCTGACCTTCCTCGGCCGCAAGAACCGCAAGCCGGCGGAAGACTTGGCTGGCCGCGGTGCGAAGGAAGTGGCCACCTCGCGTGAGGTGGCAGCGGCATCCGATATCGTCTTCATCTGCGTCACCGGCTCGCGCGAGGTCGAAGCCATCATCCGTGGCCCCGGCGGCCTCAAGGAGGGCCTGAAAAGAGGCTCGGTTGTCGTCGATTGCTCGACCGCCGATCCGGTCTCGACCGTGGCGCTGGCGGCGGAACTGAAGGAGATCGGCGTCGACTTCGTCGATGCACCGCTCAGCCGCACGCCGAAGGAAGCCTGGGAAGGCACGCTCGACGCCATGGTCGGCGCGCCCGACGCGCTGTTTGCCCGTGTGAAGCCGGTCATCGAAACCTGGGCCGGCCGCATCGTCCATATTGGCGATACAGGTGACGGCCACCGCATGAAGCTGCTCAACAACTTCATCTCGCTGGGCTATGCCGCGATCTATTCCGAGGCGCTGGCGCTGGCCGAAAAGGTCGGCATCTCGCCACCGCGTTTCGACAGCGTCATCCGCAACGGCCGCATGGATTGCGGCTTCTACCAGACCTTCATGCGCTGGACGCTGGAGGGCGACCGCGACGCGCATAAATTCACCATCGCCAACGCCTTCAAGGACCTGACCTATCTGGAATCGATGGCGGGTGCGGCCGGCATCGCCAACCCGCTCGGCAACGCCACCAAGAACTCCTTCGCCGGTGCCTATGCCACTGGCCCGGCCGAGCAATTCGTGCCGATGCTGGCGACATATATCGGCAAGGTCAACGGCGTCGACCTGATGCCCAGCAAGGACGGCAAGAAGCAGACGATTTGA
- a CDS encoding AraC family transcriptional regulator, with the protein MTDAIRLYWGRFGHVSVLNVASDFVTHAHVEAHIIIWLEGTAGEMTVGRETVLLGPGTAAGINSYQPHSHILSQNGRPGLFLAFYIDPDWARRRRDLPSSAPLFAQAAITLEPWLHRAAANLLDHLSENESIDDVANYEIERFIDSVLDAADASAPQEARIRVNTMQDFRVRKAIQLMKANVCERISFDDVARSVGLSRPHFFALFKEQTNLTPNVYWNTLRMEEAVRQLQWSQEPLISVACNLGFTTQGNFSRFFRDHVGVPPTLYREAARAMA; encoded by the coding sequence ATGACGGACGCGATCAGGCTCTATTGGGGCCGGTTCGGACATGTTTCTGTCCTGAATGTCGCCAGCGACTTCGTCACCCATGCGCATGTCGAGGCCCACATCATCATCTGGCTGGAGGGCACGGCCGGCGAGATGACCGTCGGCCGCGAGACGGTGCTTCTGGGACCCGGCACCGCCGCCGGCATCAATTCCTACCAGCCGCACAGCCACATTCTGTCGCAGAACGGCAGGCCCGGCCTGTTCCTCGCCTTCTACATCGATCCGGATTGGGCGCGCCGGCGCCGCGACCTGCCTTCGTCGGCGCCGCTGTTTGCACAGGCGGCAATCACGCTCGAACCATGGCTGCACCGGGCCGCCGCCAACCTGCTTGACCATTTGAGCGAGAATGAAAGCATCGACGACGTCGCCAATTACGAGATCGAGCGCTTCATCGATAGCGTGCTCGACGCCGCCGACGCCTCGGCGCCGCAGGAGGCGCGCATCCGGGTCAACACAATGCAGGACTTTCGCGTCCGCAAGGCAATCCAGCTGATGAAGGCCAATGTCTGCGAACGCATCTCGTTCGACGACGTCGCCCGCAGCGTTGGCTTGTCGCGGCCGCATTTCTTCGCATTGTTCAAGGAACAGACCAATCTCACGCCCAATGTCTACTGGAACACGCTGCGCATGGAGGAAGCCGTGCGGCAGTTGCAGTGGTCGCAGGAGCCGCTGATCTCGGTCGCCTGCAATCTCGGCTTCACCACCCAGGGCAATTTCTCGCGCTTCTTCCGCGACCATGTCGGCGTGCCGCCGACGCTTTACCGCGAGGCGGCGCGGGCCATGGCCTGA
- a CDS encoding xanthine dehydrogenase family protein molybdopterin-binding subunit, producing the protein MELRKNYFADQRKDGLHEIGHGRPRLDSPGHVTGKTAYFADRNVPNMLHLKMVRSPHHHARIRSIDTSEAEKHPGVVKILTARDVPHNVYTILILIQVGPEDETVLADGKPRWKGEAVVAVLAETERAAQEAAAKVKVDYEVLPAVFDMEEALKPGAPLVNEYHGQNYYLYDSGECRKVRFGDVEAGFAGADHILEQSYQSSPIEHAPTETTGCVVVPEGNDRFTCYTNTQAMFFTLDNASIILQMPGSKLHFVGGTVGGGFGGKVDVIVEPIAILGAKLTGRPVSFIYSREEEMQISSPRAAEKIIIKDGVMNDGRIVARKVTGYTDAGAYSRHSPYGAQKGAAHYPGPYTIPNVWIDTYCVYTNRTPSSAMRGFGVTIGDFALEVQMDKLARLIGMDPLEFRFINAYRDGDMKAHRQPTEGAALIECMQEASRAANWPVAEKYMAMSSYTKGA; encoded by the coding sequence ATGGAACTGCGCAAAAACTATTTCGCCGATCAGCGCAAGGACGGCCTGCACGAGATCGGCCATGGGCGGCCGCGGCTGGATTCGCCGGGTCATGTGACGGGCAAGACCGCCTATTTCGCCGACCGCAACGTCCCGAATATGCTTCACCTGAAAATGGTGCGCAGTCCGCACCACCATGCCCGCATCCGTTCGATCGACACTTCCGAAGCGGAGAAGCATCCCGGCGTGGTGAAAATCCTCACTGCCAGGGACGTTCCGCACAATGTCTACACCATCCTGATCCTGATCCAGGTCGGGCCGGAGGACGAGACGGTGCTGGCCGACGGCAAGCCACGCTGGAAGGGCGAGGCCGTGGTGGCGGTGCTGGCCGAGACCGAGCGCGCGGCTCAGGAAGCGGCAGCCAAGGTCAAGGTCGATTATGAGGTGCTGCCGGCCGTCTTCGACATGGAAGAAGCGCTGAAGCCCGGCGCGCCTTTGGTCAACGAATATCACGGCCAGAATTATTACCTCTATGACAGCGGCGAATGCCGCAAGGTGCGCTTCGGCGATGTCGAGGCGGGCTTTGCCGGCGCCGACCACATCCTGGAACAGAGCTACCAGTCCTCGCCGATCGAGCATGCGCCGACCGAGACCACGGGCTGCGTCGTGGTGCCCGAAGGCAATGACCGCTTCACCTGCTACACCAACACCCAGGCGATGTTCTTCACCCTCGACAACGCCTCGATCATCCTGCAGATGCCCGGCTCAAAACTGCATTTCGTCGGCGGCACCGTCGGCGGCGGCTTTGGCGGCAAGGTCGACGTCATCGTCGAGCCGATCGCCATTCTTGGCGCCAAGCTCACAGGACGTCCCGTCTCCTTCATCTACAGCCGCGAAGAGGAGATGCAGATCTCCTCACCGCGCGCCGCCGAAAAGATAATCATCAAGGATGGCGTGATGAACGATGGCCGCATCGTGGCTCGCAAGGTGACCGGCTATACCGATGCCGGCGCCTATTCGCGCCATTCGCCTTATGGCGCGCAGAAGGGAGCGGCGCACTATCCCGGGCCCTACACCATTCCCAATGTCTGGATCGACACTTATTGCGTCTACACCAACCGCACCCCCTCCTCCGCCATGCGCGGCTTCGGCGTCACCATCGGCGACTTCGCGCTTGAGGTGCAGATGGACAAGCTGGCGCGGCTGATCGGCATGGACCCGCTCGAATTCCGCTTCATCAACGCCTATCGCGATGGCGACATGAAGGCGCATCGCCAGCCGACCGAAGGAGCGGCGCTGATCGAGTGCATGCAGGAGGCGTCGCGGGCCGCCAACTGGCCGGTGGCGGAGAAGTATATGGCGATGTCCTCCTACACGAAGGGAGCTTGA
- a CDS encoding SRPBCC family protein, producing MAEVTVSSVIDAPVEKVWARIRDFNDLPGWHPRMVKSHIEDGKSAETIGCVRNFELASGARIREKLLDFSDANFRVSYSILETPQPLTNHKATLQLRRVTDGDRTYAEWTATFDAAPEEADKIAAGMAANVFQGGFNALKSHFSGQS from the coding sequence ATGGCTGAAGTCACCGTCTCCAGCGTCATCGACGCGCCGGTCGAAAAGGTCTGGGCGCGCATACGCGACTTCAATGACCTGCCGGGCTGGCATCCGCGCATGGTCAAGAGCCATATCGAAGACGGCAAGAGCGCCGAAACCATCGGCTGCGTGCGTAATTTCGAGCTCGCCAGCGGCGCGCGTATCCGCGAAAAACTGCTCGACTTCTCCGACGCGAATTTCCGCGTCAGCTACTCCATCCTGGAGACGCCGCAGCCGCTGACCAATCACAAGGCGACGCTGCAATTGCGCCGCGTTACCGACGGCGACCGCACCTATGCCGAATGGACAGCAACTTTCGACGCGGCGCCCGAAGAGGCCGACAAGATCGCCGCCGGCATGGCCGCCAATGTCTTCCAGGGTGGCTTCAATGCGTTGAAGAGCCACTTTTCTGGCCAGAGCTGA
- a CDS encoding FAD binding domain-containing protein, with protein sequence MALALQTFSAVRDANAALKAPGTRYLGGGTLVVRAANEGDVSVTGLVRSTDPTLSGITVAGGKVRIGASVTMAAIARHPELAALSKAARAVGGPAIRNMATVGGNLFAPAPYGDFAVVLLALDATVGTDDGELPIEDFLARRDGSRAIVTSVAFALPRAENFRFLKVSRVKPKGVSVLSIAAVLEQAGDGTVSSARIALGCMADRPMRARAAEKALIGSRLDQDGVAAALAAAGEGTSPITDPIASAWYRAEVLPVHLGRLLLT encoded by the coding sequence ATGGCGCTTGCCCTCCAGACCTTTTCGGCCGTCAGGGATGCCAACGCGGCGCTGAAGGCGCCCGGCACCCGCTATCTCGGCGGCGGCACGCTGGTCGTGCGCGCCGCCAATGAAGGCGATGTCTCCGTCACCGGCCTCGTCCGCTCGACCGATCCGACCCTCTCCGGGATCACCGTTGCCGGCGGCAAGGTCCGCATCGGCGCTTCGGTGACAATGGCGGCTATCGCCCGCCATCCCGAGCTTGCGGCGCTGTCCAAGGCTGCGCGCGCCGTCGGCGGCCCGGCGATCCGCAATATGGCGACTGTCGGCGGCAATTTGTTTGCGCCGGCGCCCTATGGCGATTTCGCCGTGGTGTTGCTGGCGCTGGATGCGACGGTTGGCACCGATGATGGGGAATTGCCTATCGAGGATTTTCTGGCCAGGCGGGACGGCAGCCGCGCCATCGTCACGTCAGTCGCCTTCGCACTGCCAAGGGCCGAGAATTTCCGCTTCCTGAAAGTGTCGCGGGTCAAGCCGAAGGGCGTCTCGGTGCTCAGCATCGCCGCCGTTCTCGAACAGGCCGGCGACGGCACTGTCTCCTCGGCGCGGATCGCGCTCGGCTGCATGGCAGACCGGCCGATGCGCGCCCGCGCTGCGGAAAAGGCACTGATCGGCAGCAGGCTTGACCAGGACGGCGTCGCAGCGGCGCTGGCTGCAGCCGGTGAAGGCACTTCGCCAATCACCGATCCGATCGCCAGCGCCTGGTATCGCGCCGAGGTTCTCCCGGTCCATCTCGGCCGGCTGCTGCTTACTTAA
- a CDS encoding SDR family oxidoreductase codes for MTSKSLFELNGRLALITGSGQGIGLALARGLAEHGASVVLNGRDAGKVAGAVAGLRDAGFKAHPSTFDVTDFRAVDADVARIEAEIGAIDILINNAGVQFRAPLEDFPEEQWERLFKTNVSGAFHAGKAVARNMIARGKGKIINIGSVQSELARPNIAPYTATKGAIRNLTRGMCTDWAKYGLQINAIAPGYFRTEMNQALVDNQEFSAWLEKRTPAGRWGYVDELIGAAVFLASDASSFVNGHTLYVDGGMTASV; via the coding sequence TTGACATCGAAATCCCTGTTCGAGCTCAACGGCCGGCTGGCGCTGATCACCGGCTCCGGCCAGGGCATCGGCCTGGCGCTGGCGCGCGGCCTTGCCGAGCATGGCGCAAGTGTCGTGCTCAACGGCCGCGATGCCGGCAAGGTTGCCGGTGCCGTCGCCGGCTTGCGCGACGCCGGCTTCAAAGCGCACCCCTCGACCTTCGACGTGACGGATTTTCGCGCGGTCGATGCCGATGTCGCCCGCATCGAGGCCGAGATCGGCGCCATCGACATCCTGATCAACAATGCCGGCGTGCAGTTCCGCGCCCCGCTCGAGGACTTTCCCGAGGAGCAGTGGGAGCGGCTGTTCAAGACCAATGTCTCCGGCGCCTTCCATGCCGGCAAGGCGGTCGCCCGCAACATGATCGCGCGAGGCAAGGGCAAGATCATCAACATCGGCTCGGTGCAGAGCGAACTCGCCCGGCCCAACATCGCGCCCTATACGGCGACCAAGGGCGCAATCCGCAATTTGACCAGGGGCATGTGCACCGACTGGGCGAAATACGGCTTGCAGATCAATGCCATCGCCCCCGGCTATTTCCGCACCGAGATGAACCAGGCGCTGGTCGACAACCAGGAATTCTCCGCCTGGCTGGAAAAGCGCACGCCGGCCGGCCGCTGGGGTTATGTCGACGAACTGATCGGCGCCGCCGTGTTCCTCGCCTCCGACGCCTCATCGTTCGTCAACGGCCATACGCTTTATGTCGACGGCGGCATGACGGCTTCGGTTTGA